In Cercospora beticola chromosome 3, complete sequence, the following proteins share a genomic window:
- a CDS encoding uncharacterized protein (SMCOG1092:hypothetical protein~antiSMASH:Cluster_9): protein MQDGMNNDLMDVPSQMCSGFDCSAFVRADTPALSTFTKDVMAPFMNESLPTEPTKQQSKQNDYSQFSSNGYEVPQDRCYRDPSNRKIRVLTIGAGISGILMAYQIQKQCENVEHVIYEKNENIGGTWLENRYPRAGCDIPSHAYTYQFALNPEWPRYFSFAAEIWSYLDKVCEAFDLRKYMNFHTEVVGCFWQEETGEWLVKLREHRPGMEPREFEDRCHMLMYGAGVLNNFKWPEIPGLQDTFKGRIVHTARWPKDWTEEDWKNERVAILGSGASSIQTVPGMQPHTKHLDVFVRTGVYFGVLAGNSGSQAKTYSSEEKDAFRLDPDSLVAHAKEIEDQVNGMWGGFYSGSMGQKMGSMFFKKRMAEHIKDERLLKGFIPTYGLGCRRITPGDVYMDAVQQNNVDVHFTPVVRCTEDGVIGGDGVERKVDSIVCATGFDVSYRPRFPVIGKNGIDLRDQWKVCPEAYLGLAIPNMPNFVTFIGPSWPIENGSVMAPLHSVSEYALQLISKMQNENVRSFAPRQDVTDKFNEHVQEWVKHTVWKDDCRSWYKNNETGRVNAIWPGSSLHYQQVIEKPRYEDFQIDYFDSNPWAHLGMGWTIEDRLGPKKADVSPYLCKENIDPRWFAAIGGDVNALSKEKASAKPAKDDCQTCERKAVAF, encoded by the exons ATGCAAGATGGCATGAACAACGACTTGATGGATGTGCCAAGCCAAATGTGCAGCGGATTTGACTGTTCAGCTTTTGTACGAGCAGACACTCCCGCCCTCTCTACATTCACAAAAGACGTTATGGCTCCTTTCATGAACGAATCGCTGCCCACAGAGCCTACcaagcagcagagcaagcaAAATGACTACTCGCAATTCAGCTCGAACGGATACGAGGTCCCACAAGATCGATGCTACAGAGATCCATCGAATCGCAAGATTCGTGTCCTGACGATAGGCGCAGGTATCTCAGGCATATTGATGGCATATCAGATTCAGAAGCAATGCGAGAATGTTGAGCACGTCATCTATGAGAAGAACGAGAATATTGGAG GTACTTGGCTCGAAAATCGATATCCTCGTGCTGGCTGCGATATTCCAAGTCATGCGTATACATACCAATTTGCGCTC AACCCAGAATGGCCAAGATATTTTTCTTTCGCTGCAGAGATCTGGTCGTACCTGGATAAAGTCTGTGAAGCGTTCGATCTGCGAAAATACATGAACTTCCATACCGAAGTCGTTGGATGCTTCTGGCAAGAGGAAACTGGAGAGTGGCTCGTCAAGCTTCGCGAACATCGCCCCGGAATGGAGCCACGAGAGTTTGAAGATAGGTGTCATATGTTGATGTACGGAGCAGGTGTTCTGAACAACTTCAAA TGGCCAGAGATTCCAGGCCTCCAGGATACATTCAAAGGCCGGATCGTCCACACTGCAAGATGGCCAAAGGACTGGACAGAAGAAGATTGGAAGAACGAGCGAGTAGCAATTCTCGGATCAGGCGCCTCGTCAATCCAGACAGTACCAGGTATGCAGCCACATACCAAGCACTTGGACGTCTTCGTCAGGACTGGGGTCTACTTTGGAGTGCTAGCAGGAAATTCTGGAAGCCAAGCCAAAACCTACTCATCCGAAGAGAAAGACGCCTTTCGCCTTGATCCTGACAGTCTCGTTGCTCATGCAAAAGAAATCGAAGACCAAGTCAATGGCATGTGGGGTGGCTTCTATAGTGGCTCCATGGGTCAAAAGATGGGCTCTATGTTTTTCAAGAAGCGTATGGCGGAACACATTAAGGACGAGCGCCTGCTCAAGGGCTTCATCCCGACTTACGGACTCGGCTGTCGAAGAATCACGCCTGGTGATGTGTACATGGACGCCGTGCAACAGAACAATGTTGATGTTCACTTCACGCCCGTCGTGCGCTGCACTGAAGACGGTGTGAtcggcggcgacggcgtAGAACGAAAAGTCGACTCCATCGTCTGCGCGACCGGTTTCGACGTCTCTTATCGTCCGCGATTCCCAGTCATTGGCAAAAATGGCATCGACCTAAGGGACCAATGGAAGGTCTGCCCCGAGGCATATCTTGGCTTGGCAATTCCCAACATGCCCAACTTTGTGACATTCATCGGTCCATCTTGGCCAATTGAGAACGGCTCGGTCATGGCACCGTTGCATTCTGTTTCAGAGTACGCTCTGCAATTGATCAGCAAGATGCAGAATGAGAATGTTCGCAGCTTCGCGCCAAGACAAGATGTCACGGACAAATTCAACGAGCATGTGCAAGAATGGGTTAAGCATACTGTGTGGAAGGATGATTGTCGAAGTT GGTACAAGAACAACGAAACTGGCCGGGTGAATGCCATCTGGCCAGGCTCTTCGCTACATTATCAACAAGTGATCGAGAAACCTCGCTACGAAGACTTCCAGATCGATTACTTCGATTCGAACCCATGGGCCCATCTTGGCATGGGCTGGACGATTGAGGATCGTCTTGGTCCAAAGAAGGCCGACGTGAGTCCATATCTCTGCAAAGAGAATATCGATCCCAGATGGTTTGCAGCGATCGGCGGGGACGTCAACGCACTTAGCAAAGAGAAAGCGTCTGCCAAACCTGCGAAGGATGACTGCCAGACATGTGAGCGAAAAGCAGTAGCATTCTGA